A region from the Francisella orientalis FNO12 genome encodes:
- a CDS encoding class I SAM-dependent methyltransferase has product MNIYDLAVKSHIENITDIEFEYILSNQNGKYLYVEDNILKLHYKDKELFIDFNSSEILNRIDPKTKKCSIVQAVEGRSKDKLNILDTTAGLGRDTFTLAARGHRLTSLEKDCYIYVLLVDALHRARQTHNLKDIANQIDLINIDANEHINTTNISFDCIYIDPMFPPRNKSAKVKQGMQVLHDIAFNNDESNSNLLKNIILSKKTKKAVVKRPINADFLYDKKPTSQLKGKTNRFDVYSL; this is encoded by the coding sequence ATGAATATTTACGATTTAGCAGTAAAATCTCATATTGAGAATATTACAGATATTGAGTTTGAATATATTTTATCAAACCAAAATGGTAAGTACTTATATGTCGAGGATAATATCCTAAAACTACACTACAAAGATAAAGAGCTATTTATAGATTTTAATAGTAGCGAAATTCTAAATAGGATAGATCCTAAAACTAAAAAATGCAGTATTGTCCAAGCAGTTGAGGGTCGCTCAAAAGACAAACTAAATATTCTAGATACAACAGCTGGTCTCGGCAGAGATACATTTACACTAGCAGCTAGAGGACATAGATTGACTTCGCTAGAGAAAGATTGTTATATTTACGTATTACTCGTAGATGCACTTCATAGAGCAAGACAAACTCATAACTTAAAAGACATTGCCAATCAAATAGACTTGATTAATATAGATGCTAATGAGCATATAAATACTACTAATATTTCTTTTGACTGTATATATATAGACCCAATGTTTCCACCACGTAACAAAAGCGCTAAAGTCAAACAAGGAATGCAAGTCTTACACGATATTGCTTTTAATAACGATGAATCTAACTCAAATTTACTCAAGAATATTATCTTATCGAAAAAAACAAAAAAAGCTGTTGTAAAAAGACCTATTAATGCTGATTTTCTTTATGATAAAAAACCAACATCTCAACTTAAAGGTAAAACAAATAGGTTTGATGTATATAGTCTATAA
- a CDS encoding RelA/SpoT family protein, which yields MQVIDSKLLDSDGQIKDDLLIFELKSFYTSDKFEIIAAALELLKGKSAESVRHPTGISSFLYAIEMAYVLFKIKADEESVSAGILYELYNFGDISDEDVEKATNQTVVKILQGTRKMSAIRMYRSDNISLEQIDTFRKMLLTIIEDVRIVLIKIVDKLCTIRHLKSLNTNTLRVIARETLDIYAPLANRLGLGAVKWELEDRVFFFLEQEEYKKIAKSLGFTRKEREEFLNQVIEELKQILRKYNLDAGVQGRVKHIYSIYKKFKNKGYQDINDLYDITAVRVITNNIDECYKVLAEVNNLYSPIPEEFSDYIANPKPNGYKSIHTVVRVGEQNIEVQIRTHKMHEESELGFAAHWRYKEGVKFDASYEARVAWLRSLLEWEKEINEDDSQITKELNKRLYVFTPANELIDLAEDSTVLDFAYSVHTMVGHRTKGVKLNGKIVPLTTKLKTGDKVEVLTGKEPNPSKDWASESLGYLTSARNRSRVTKWFNEQNKEDNIVLGKDRLLKELRGYDLKEVDFVEVVNKFNMKSSDSLFVAVENGTVRINSIVNHILDTYSAEEKLVKKQNRVTTAKAKTPKVLVSGFNGMKYEMAKCCQPVYPDEIQGYMSVSKGVVIHTSNCPNLSHLKEKSPEKFIEVNWDE from the coding sequence ATGCAAGTTATTGACTCTAAACTTTTGGATAGCGATGGTCAGATAAAAGACGACCTTTTGATATTCGAGCTTAAAAGTTTTTATACTAGCGATAAGTTTGAGATTATAGCAGCAGCTTTAGAACTTCTAAAAGGTAAGAGTGCTGAATCAGTACGTCATCCAACCGGAATAAGCTCGTTTTTATATGCTATCGAGATGGCATATGTTCTTTTTAAAATCAAAGCAGACGAAGAATCTGTTTCAGCAGGAATACTTTACGAGCTATATAATTTTGGTGATATATCAGATGAAGATGTAGAGAAAGCAACCAATCAGACGGTAGTTAAGATTTTGCAAGGTACACGCAAAATGTCAGCTATTAGAATGTATCGTTCTGATAATATTTCACTTGAGCAGATTGATACTTTTAGGAAAATGCTTTTGACGATTATAGAAGATGTCAGAATCGTTTTAATTAAAATAGTTGATAAGCTATGTACGATCCGTCATTTAAAATCTCTAAATACTAACACCCTAAGAGTTATAGCTAGAGAAACGCTAGATATCTATGCACCATTGGCAAATAGACTTGGCTTAGGAGCCGTTAAGTGGGAGCTCGAAGATAGAGTCTTTTTCTTCTTAGAGCAGGAAGAATACAAAAAAATAGCCAAAAGTTTAGGTTTTACACGTAAAGAAAGAGAAGAGTTTCTTAATCAAGTTATTGAAGAGTTAAAACAAATACTCAGAAAGTATAATTTAGATGCAGGTGTTCAAGGTAGAGTTAAACACATCTATAGTATATACAAAAAGTTTAAAAACAAAGGCTATCAAGACATCAATGATCTTTATGATATTACAGCTGTTAGAGTCATAACAAATAATATAGATGAATGTTATAAAGTACTAGCTGAAGTTAATAATCTATATTCACCTATTCCAGAGGAGTTTAGTGATTATATAGCTAATCCAAAGCCTAACGGTTATAAGTCTATACATACTGTAGTCAGGGTTGGTGAACAAAATATCGAGGTTCAGATTAGAACACATAAAATGCATGAAGAATCAGAGCTTGGTTTTGCTGCGCATTGGCGTTATAAAGAAGGTGTGAAGTTTGATGCATCATACGAAGCAAGAGTGGCATGGTTGAGATCTCTTCTTGAATGGGAGAAAGAAATCAATGAAGATGATAGCCAAATTACTAAAGAGTTAAATAAGAGACTTTATGTATTTACGCCCGCTAATGAATTAATAGATTTAGCTGAAGACTCAACGGTTTTAGATTTCGCATACTCTGTACATACAATGGTTGGTCATCGTACAAAAGGTGTAAAATTAAATGGTAAGATTGTTCCATTAACAACTAAACTAAAAACAGGAGATAAGGTCGAGGTTCTAACTGGGAAAGAGCCTAATCCTAGCAAAGACTGGGCTTCTGAGAGTTTAGGGTATTTAACCTCTGCTAGAAATAGATCTAGGGTAACAAAGTGGTTTAATGAGCAAAATAAAGAAGATAATATTGTTTTAGGAAAAGATAGGCTTCTTAAAGAATTAAGAGGTTATGATCTTAAAGAAGTCGATTTTGTAGAAGTCGTTAATAAGTTTAATATGAAAAGTAGTGATAGCTTATTTGTTGCTGTTGAGAACGGTACAGTTAGGATTAATAGTATTGTTAATCATATACTTGATACATATTCGGCTGAAGAGAAGCTTGTCAAAAAGCAAAATCGAGTAACTACGGCTAAAGCCAAAACCCCTAAAGTTTTAGTGTCCGGATTTAATGGTATGAAGTATGAAATGGCTAAATGTTGTCAGCCTGTTTATCCTGATGAAATTCAAGGATATATGAGTGTTTCAAAGGGTGTTGTTATACATACATCAAACTGTCCTAATTTGAGTCACTTAAAAGAAAAAAGTCCTGAGAAATTTATAGAAGTCAATTGGGATGAGTAG
- a CDS encoding amino acid permease, producing MKQVSKVKQFGAIAIIAGTAIGAGMLGIPFAVAAVGFNYALMALFLVWIIMYATALLIVEANVSQPLGTDMDSIAHNILGKSSRVMNLLFYLLLLYSLLTAYIFMGGQLFETYVTSWFNFGNDSFAKFLFTFVFGFFIYKGIKVVFRVNELFLSLKVLAFVLFISFVAPQIRPAVLESRALGVEYVWFSIPILVTSFGFHIVIPAIRNYFENDVVFKKTVAAGALAPLIVYLVWVMATLGTINLHGGNGFIDLSHSGKTLAEAYVSLGQRAPLVFIRLFENFAIITSFLGVALALFSFNQDLYALNSRKKLITLMITLVPPLFFAIYFVNSFIAALGYASIFVSVLLIVQPALMAWIVRTKQGQNNILSKLYLSLILFCGVGIIALQLLVAFGRLPHI from the coding sequence ATGAAACAGGTTTCAAAAGTTAAACAATTTGGTGCTATAGCTATTATAGCTGGTACAGCGATAGGCGCTGGTATGCTAGGTATTCCATTTGCAGTAGCAGCAGTAGGATTTAACTATGCATTAATGGCATTGTTTCTGGTTTGGATCATCATGTATGCGACAGCTTTGTTAATTGTTGAGGCAAATGTTTCACAACCATTAGGTACAGATATGGACTCGATTGCTCATAATATACTAGGTAAGTCTAGTAGAGTGATGAATTTATTATTTTATTTACTATTGTTATACTCACTCCTTACAGCTTATATCTTTATGGGCGGTCAGCTCTTTGAAACTTATGTTACTAGCTGGTTTAACTTTGGTAATGATAGCTTTGCAAAGTTTTTATTTACATTTGTTTTTGGCTTTTTTATTTATAAAGGAATTAAGGTTGTATTTAGAGTTAATGAGTTATTTTTAAGTCTAAAAGTTTTGGCTTTTGTATTATTTATATCTTTTGTAGCTCCACAAATACGACCTGCTGTACTAGAGAGTAGAGCGCTAGGTGTTGAGTATGTTTGGTTCTCTATCCCAATACTTGTAACATCTTTTGGGTTTCACATTGTGATTCCTGCGATTAGAAACTATTTTGAAAATGATGTTGTATTTAAAAAAACAGTAGCAGCTGGAGCATTAGCACCACTAATTGTTTATTTAGTTTGGGTTATGGCAACTCTGGGGACTATAAATCTACATGGCGGTAATGGTTTTATTGATCTTAGCCATTCAGGTAAAACATTAGCAGAAGCGTATGTAAGCTTAGGGCAAAGAGCTCCATTAGTATTTATTAGGCTTTTTGAGAATTTTGCAATTATTACATCTTTTCTTGGTGTTGCATTGGCATTATTTTCATTTAATCAGGATTTATATGCGCTAAATTCTAGAAAAAAATTAATCACTTTAATGATAACATTAGTGCCTCCGTTGTTTTTTGCAATATATTTTGTTAATAGTTTTATAGCTGCTTTGGGATATGCAAGTATTTTTGTATCTGTACTTTTAATTGTACAACCAGCACTGATGGCTTGGATTGTGAGAACTAAACAAGGTCAAAATAACATTCTCAGTAAGCTATATTTATCTTTGATATTATTCTGTGGTGTAGGTATTATTGCGTTGCAATTGTTGGTAGCCTTTGGTAGATTACCTCATATATAA
- a CDS encoding DnaJ C-terminal domain-containing protein, which translates to MVDYYSLLGVSRDASEAELKKAYRRLAKKYHPDVNKEKRAEDKFKEIQTAYYVLGDKEKRKLYDAYGENWDKVQQGGLGGAGGGFGGFSQGGGSQSFNFEDLGDIFGDLFGSGAGARGFGGGQPRARKGEDINISLRLNVEDAIKGDSRTVSYSYQEAGANGMPTMQHKSVDVKIPPAMGNGKKLRVKGKGSAGIGANAPAGDLYIKVEVVDHKNYKVDGNDIYEHINIAPWEAALGTSLEIDTPYGKKKMKVPEGSQSGRKMRIKGKGLGDRDFYIVYDVKLPPADTDEKKEFYKQMQEKMNFDPRA; encoded by the coding sequence ATGGTAGATTATTATTCTTTACTAGGAGTTAGTAGAGATGCCTCAGAAGCTGAGTTAAAAAAAGCATACAGAAGATTAGCAAAAAAATATCACCCGGATGTCAACAAAGAAAAACGGGCTGAGGATAAATTTAAAGAAATTCAAACAGCTTATTATGTCTTAGGTGATAAAGAAAAGAGAAAACTATATGATGCGTATGGAGAAAACTGGGACAAAGTTCAGCAAGGAGGTTTGGGCGGAGCTGGAGGCGGCTTTGGAGGTTTTTCTCAAGGCGGAGGTTCTCAAAGCTTCAACTTCGAGGATTTAGGAGATATTTTTGGTGATCTTTTTGGTAGTGGAGCTGGTGCAAGAGGCTTTGGTGGAGGTCAACCAAGAGCTAGAAAAGGTGAGGATATAAACATCTCTTTACGATTGAATGTTGAGGATGCTATAAAAGGTGACTCTAGAACTGTTTCATATAGCTATCAAGAAGCAGGTGCTAATGGTATGCCAACAATGCAGCACAAAAGTGTAGATGTCAAAATACCACCAGCTATGGGTAATGGTAAAAAACTGCGTGTCAAAGGTAAAGGTAGTGCAGGTATTGGAGCAAATGCGCCGGCTGGGGATTTGTATATCAAAGTTGAAGTAGTGGATCATAAAAACTATAAGGTTGATGGCAATGATATATATGAGCATATTAATATAGCTCCTTGGGAGGCGGCTCTGGGTACATCACTAGAAATAGATACCCCATATGGCAAGAAAAAAATGAAAGTGCCAGAGGGTAGTCAATCAGGTCGAAAAATGCGTATCAAAGGTAAAGGTCTTGGGGATAGAGATTTTTATATTGTTTATGATGTCAAATTACCACCTGCTGATACTGATGAGAAAAAAGAGTTCTATAAGCAGATGCAAGAAAAAATGAATTTTGATCCAAGAGCTTAG
- a CDS encoding CDP-alcohol phosphatidyltransferase family protein: MIEQKIRPAFQRIFVDNVAKLVAPIIAPNAVTILSLICGLVAAVSFFINQYLCVFLLLLSGYLDILDGSVARLQNSSSSFGTMLDILSDRFVESFIIIVIFINQLDIVWVGLLMMMSIIVCISSFLLVGIFGQKESSKSFYYSPGLIERAETFIFFIVMILLPSTVFVLGLIYTLLVLWTTLYRCYEFYKFERVKDIIK; the protein is encoded by the coding sequence ATGATAGAACAAAAAATCAGACCAGCTTTTCAGAGAATCTTTGTTGATAATGTTGCTAAGCTTGTAGCACCTATAATAGCGCCTAATGCAGTTACAATACTATCTTTAATCTGTGGTTTAGTTGCTGCTGTATCATTTTTTATAAATCAATACTTGTGTGTCTTTTTGTTATTGTTATCAGGATATCTAGATATTTTAGATGGCTCAGTCGCAAGGCTGCAAAATAGCTCATCATCATTTGGAACTATGCTAGATATATTAAGTGATCGTTTTGTAGAGAGTTTTATAATTATCGTTATCTTTATTAATCAACTTGATATTGTATGGGTTGGTTTATTAATGATGATGTCTATTATTGTCTGTATTAGTAGTTTTTTGTTAGTAGGAATCTTCGGTCAAAAAGAATCTTCTAAAAGCTTTTACTATAGTCCGGGTTTGATTGAAAGAGCGGAAACATTTATCTTTTTTATAGTTATGATTCTATTACCGAGTACAGTATTTGTGCTAGGATTGATTTATACATTGTTAGTTTTATGGACTACGTTGTACCGTTGTTATGAGTTTTATAAATTTGAAAGAGTGAAGGATATAATTAAATGA
- a CDS encoding dihydrolipoyl dehydrogenase family protein produces MIKTDICIIGGGSGGLSIAAGAVQMGASVVLCEGGKMGGDCLNYGCVPSKAIIEASRVITKLNKAQDFGINVDSIDIDYAKVQAHIKATIAKIEPHDSVDRFEKLGVKVIQEYAEIVGRYTVKAGGNIIKAKYIVISTGSRASIPNIKGLDTADYLTNETIFELKEKLEHLMIIGGGPIGVELAQAYALLGSQVTIFEASDTILGMLDSECRKVVIKEFDCLGINIITNVNITEVEQQNQQVNVCCGDKYYEGSHLLVAAGRQPNLAKLNLDNVGVRYTSRGIDVDKRLRTNYKNIYAIGDVTRGYQFTHVAGYHAGIVIQNILFKLPAKVDYSSLPWSIYTSPEIAHVGQDISQAQDQGAKVLNLSYQNNDRAVASLATNGLVKVAVNKKGYILGVTIVGESASELIVQWTLAIKNKLKIKDMASHIVAYPTLSELNKRIAGSYFTPKLYSNKVRRLVRLLMKVFGKRL; encoded by the coding sequence ATGATTAAAACAGATATTTGTATTATAGGTGGTGGTTCCGGCGGACTTTCTATAGCTGCTGGTGCAGTACAAATGGGTGCAAGTGTAGTTCTCTGTGAAGGTGGTAAGATGGGAGGTGATTGTCTTAATTATGGTTGTGTGCCATCTAAGGCAATTATAGAAGCTTCAAGAGTTATTACAAAATTAAATAAGGCTCAAGACTTTGGTATAAATGTAGATAGCATAGATATTGATTACGCCAAGGTACAAGCACATATCAAAGCTACTATAGCAAAAATAGAGCCACATGACTCAGTCGATCGTTTTGAGAAATTAGGCGTCAAAGTTATCCAAGAATATGCCGAGATAGTTGGTCGCTATACGGTCAAAGCGGGTGGTAATATTATCAAGGCTAAATATATTGTTATATCTACTGGTTCAAGAGCAAGTATTCCTAATATTAAAGGTTTGGATACGGCTGATTATCTAACCAATGAAACAATTTTCGAGCTTAAAGAAAAACTAGAACATTTGATGATTATCGGTGGTGGACCCATAGGTGTGGAGTTAGCGCAAGCTTATGCTTTGCTTGGTAGCCAAGTTACAATTTTTGAAGCTTCAGATACTATCTTAGGTATGCTTGATAGTGAATGTCGCAAAGTTGTGATAAAAGAGTTTGATTGTCTAGGTATCAACATAATTACAAATGTAAATATCACAGAGGTTGAACAGCAAAACCAACAGGTAAATGTTTGTTGTGGCGATAAGTATTACGAGGGGTCGCATCTATTGGTTGCAGCGGGTAGACAGCCAAATTTAGCTAAGTTAAATTTAGATAATGTGGGTGTTAGGTATACCTCTAGAGGTATAGATGTTGATAAGCGCTTGAGAACAAACTATAAAAATATCTATGCAATAGGCGATGTCACCAGAGGGTATCAGTTTACTCATGTAGCCGGCTATCATGCTGGTATAGTGATCCAAAATATCTTATTTAAGCTACCTGCAAAAGTTGATTATAGTAGCTTGCCATGGTCTATATATACTAGCCCAGAAATAGCGCATGTTGGTCAAGATATCTCACAAGCTCAAGATCAAGGCGCAAAAGTTCTGAATTTGTCATATCAAAATAATGATAGAGCAGTAGCAAGTCTAGCAACTAATGGATTAGTCAAGGTAGCGGTCAATAAAAAAGGTTATATATTAGGGGTTACTATTGTTGGTGAAAGCGCTAGTGAGCTAATTGTACAATGGACTTTAGCAATTAAAAACAAACTAAAGATAAAAGATATGGCTTCTCATATTGTGGCATATCCAACTTTAAGTGAGCTAAACAAAAGAATTGCTGGAAGTTATTTCACACCTAAACTATATAGTAACAAAGTTAGACGCTTAGTTAGACTGTTAATGAAAGTATTTGGTAAAAGGTTATGA
- a CDS encoding TVP38/TMEM64 family protein, translated as MANSKFYKFFPIAVLIIGIISFFSFWGQQYLSLEALKNNYQTILDFANQHFLACILVFSVAYIVVVALSIPGATIMTLLGGLLFGLVLGSIIVVLAATLGASVVFIAVRTALGDSLKSKAKGSIEKMRQGFEKDVFNYLLILRLIPIFPFFIINIAVGMFGVKFRDFFWATLLGIIPGSVVYVWVGTSFAYVIQQGADINLGIILEPQFILPLIALAVLSIVPVIIKKRK; from the coding sequence ATGGCAAATAGTAAATTTTATAAATTTTTTCCAATAGCAGTACTAATCATTGGTATAATCTCTTTCTTTAGTTTTTGGGGGCAGCAATATTTATCTCTTGAAGCACTCAAAAATAACTATCAAACAATATTAGACTTTGCTAATCAGCATTTTTTAGCTTGTATATTGGTATTTTCGGTTGCATACATAGTTGTTGTGGCGTTATCTATACCAGGGGCTACTATTATGACTTTGTTAGGTGGTTTACTATTTGGTTTGGTATTAGGTTCAATTATTGTTGTATTAGCTGCAACATTAGGAGCAAGTGTAGTTTTCATTGCTGTTAGAACAGCATTGGGAGATTCACTAAAGAGCAAGGCTAAAGGCAGTATCGAAAAAATGCGACAAGGCTTTGAAAAGGATGTCTTTAACTATTTATTAATACTTAGATTGATACCTATATTTCCATTTTTTATTATAAATATCGCAGTGGGTATGTTTGGTGTTAAATTCAGAGACTTTTTTTGGGCAACATTACTTGGGATAATTCCTGGTAGTGTTGTTTATGTATGGGTTGGTACAAGCTTTGCTTATGTGATTCAGCAAGGAGCAGATATTAACCTAGGTATCATATTAGAGCCTCAATTTATTTTGCCATTAATAGCCTTAGCAGTACTGTCAATTGTTCCAGTAATTATTAAAAAGAGAAAGTAG
- a CDS encoding APC family permease: MHISNKKISTLSLTMLNISAIISLSSIAYMATIGLQSVFFYLIAAVTFLLPTSLICAELSSMITQNNGGVFSWVKAGLGEKSGILAMWLEWFNNVVGFPSSVTALIATFSYIGFRGFAENTQTSVTFWLVMVAVFIVISLFNCLPLRKVVVLNIIGAVFGMIIPGILLVSGAVYFLVTGQSNLEYHGFSDLLPVFSVGTYALLVKTLSSYSGIQSVAFHMTNIENPQKNIPKSILIATLIIVSLTILTTVGLTIIIPVQDVNVLNGLIQGISQVLNIIGLGKVKLVVVIMISLGMLAALSTWVLGPARGMQTAAEQELFPKIMAGKNRFGMPVNMLVIQILIVLVLSSVFLVMPSVYAAFALLIAITSQFTVVMWIMVFAAAIRLRFTQPHTHRVFHVGRRNSNWLLVTMSLVAIFMYMLGFILGLFPPAFSHVKNVLQYTMILVVADIIIIAVPLIWIWLHRKRIL; the protein is encoded by the coding sequence ATGCATATATCTAACAAAAAAATTTCAACACTATCGCTAACAATGCTAAATATCTCAGCGATAATTAGTTTAAGTTCGATAGCTTATATGGCAACAATAGGTTTACAGAGTGTTTTCTTTTATCTAATTGCTGCAGTTACATTTTTATTACCAACATCGCTTATTTGTGCTGAGCTTAGTAGTATGATAACGCAAAATAATGGCGGTGTATTCAGCTGGGTTAAAGCAGGTCTTGGTGAAAAATCCGGCATACTTGCGATGTGGTTAGAGTGGTTTAATAATGTGGTAGGCTTCCCAAGTTCTGTGACAGCACTAATTGCAACATTCTCATATATTGGCTTTAGAGGTTTTGCTGAGAATACTCAAACAAGTGTTACTTTTTGGTTGGTGATGGTTGCTGTATTTATCGTTATAAGTTTGTTTAACTGCTTACCATTACGAAAAGTTGTTGTGCTAAATATTATTGGTGCAGTATTTGGTATGATAATTCCAGGAATACTATTAGTTTCTGGTGCAGTATATTTCTTAGTTACTGGTCAAAGTAATTTAGAGTATCATGGATTTAGTGATCTTTTACCAGTGTTTTCTGTAGGTACTTATGCTCTTTTGGTTAAGACATTGTCATCATATTCTGGTATTCAGTCAGTAGCTTTCCATATGACAAATATCGAAAATCCTCAGAAAAATATTCCAAAATCAATACTAATAGCTACTTTGATAATCGTATCATTAACTATTTTAACAACAGTTGGTTTAACTATTATTATTCCTGTACAAGATGTTAATGTTTTAAATGGTCTGATACAGGGTATCTCACAAGTATTAAACATAATAGGCTTGGGTAAAGTTAAGCTAGTAGTTGTGATAATGATAAGTTTGGGTATGTTAGCGGCTCTTAGTACATGGGTGTTAGGACCTGCTCGTGGTATGCAGACAGCAGCAGAACAGGAGCTTTTCCCAAAAATTATGGCTGGTAAAAATAGATTTGGTATGCCAGTAAATATGCTTGTAATACAAATTTTGATAGTTTTAGTGTTATCATCTGTATTTTTAGTAATGCCATCAGTATATGCAGCATTCGCATTATTAATTGCTATTACATCACAGTTTACTGTAGTTATGTGGATAATGGTTTTTGCCGCGGCGATTAGACTTAGATTTACACAACCACATACTCATCGAGTATTTCATGTGGGTAGAAGAAACTCTAATTGGCTACTCGTAACTATGTCATTAGTTGCAATATTTATGTATATGTTAGGCTTTATACTTGGGTTATTCCCACCTGCATTTTCACATGTTAAAAATGTCCTCCAATACACAATGATTTTGGTTGTGGCGGATATTATAATTATAGCAGTTCCACTGATATGGATTTGGTTACATAGAAAGAGAATTTTGTAA
- the gdhA gene encoding NADP-specific glutamate dehydrogenase, whose product MDAQKYIDSVIAKVEKRDGHEKELIQAVKEVFSTLRPALEKNPKFIEENILERIVEPERGITFRVPWIDRDGNVQVNRGYRYQFNGSIGPYKGGIRFHPSVYSGIIKFLGFEQIFKNSLTTLPMGGGKGGSDFDPKGKTDAEIMNFCQSFMTELQRHIGPDIDVPAGDIGVGGREIGYMYGQYRRIRGAFENGVLTGKSLESGGSLIRPEATGYGAVFYLQNMLKHDGETMQGKTVIVSGYGNVSWGVCKKVAQLGGKVVTISGSKGFVHDPAGITTEEKINFLLQIREGKVSMQDYAEKFGATFHAGQKPWGVKGDIAIPSATQNEIDVEDARKLIDAGVKYVVEASNMPTTNEAIEFLMEKGVILAPGKAANAGGVATSGLEMCQNSARIAWTAEEVEAKLEQIMANIFDACKFASEKYGLGYNLVAGANLAGFEKVANAMIQQGRY is encoded by the coding sequence ATGGATGCCCAAAAATATATTGATAGCGTAATCGCTAAAGTAGAAAAAAGAGATGGACATGAAAAAGAGCTCATTCAAGCTGTAAAAGAAGTTTTTTCTACTCTTAGGCCAGCATTAGAAAAAAATCCAAAGTTCATCGAAGAAAATATTCTAGAAAGAATCGTTGAGCCAGAAAGAGGAATTACATTTAGAGTTCCATGGATTGACAGAGATGGCAATGTTCAGGTTAATAGAGGTTACAGATATCAATTTAATGGTTCAATAGGTCCTTACAAAGGTGGTATTAGATTCCACCCTAGCGTATATTCTGGAATCATTAAATTCTTAGGTTTTGAGCAAATATTTAAAAACAGTTTAACTACACTTCCTATGGGCGGTGGTAAAGGTGGTTCTGACTTCGATCCTAAAGGTAAAACTGATGCAGAAATCATGAACTTCTGCCAAAGTTTCATGACTGAATTACAACGCCATATCGGTCCAGATATCGATGTTCCTGCAGGTGATATCGGTGTTGGTGGTAGAGAAATCGGCTACATGTATGGTCAATACAGAAGAATCCGTGGTGCTTTTGAAAACGGTGTATTAACTGGTAAATCTTTAGAGTCAGGCGGTAGCTTAATTCGTCCTGAAGCTACAGGTTATGGCGCTGTTTTCTACTTACAAAACATGCTTAAACATGATGGTGAGACTATGCAAGGTAAAACTGTTATAGTTTCTGGTTATGGTAACGTATCTTGGGGTGTATGTAAGAAAGTTGCTCAGTTAGGTGGTAAGGTTGTTACTATCTCTGGTTCAAAAGGTTTCGTACATGATCCAGCAGGTATCACTACAGAAGAAAAAATCAATTTCTTATTACAAATCCGTGAAGGCAAAGTTTCTATGCAAGATTATGCAGAGAAATTTGGTGCTACTTTCCATGCTGGTCAAAAGCCTTGGGGAGTTAAAGGAGATATCGCTATCCCTTCTGCTACTCAAAACGAGATCGATGTTGAAGATGCTCGGAAGCTTATCGATGCTGGTGTTAAATATGTTGTTGAAGCATCTAACATGCCTACAACTAACGAAGCTATCGAATTCCTAATGGAGAAAGGTGTAATTCTAGCTCCAGGTAAAGCTGCTAACGCTGGTGGTGTTGCTACTTCTGGTTTAGAAATGTGTCAAAACTCTGCTAGAATAGCTTGGACTGCTGAAGAAGTAGAAGCTAAGTTAGAGCAAATTATGGCTAATATCTTTGATGCTTGTAAATTCGCATCTGAGAAATATGGTCTTGGCTACAACTTAGTAGCTGGTGCAAACCTTGCAGGTTTTGAAAAAGTAGCTAATGCTATGATCCAACAAGGTAGATATTAA
- a CDS encoding MFS transporter, with protein MLVLLSFPILMGMSIDLFAPSLPGISASLNTTASISKMVISIYLIGYAIGNLLIGIITDGIGRKVLLRTSCVLFVIVCLLPTLILAYYLL; from the coding sequence ATGCTTGTATTACTTTCATTCCCAATACTAATGGGTATGAGTATAGATTTATTTGCACCATCTTTACCTGGTATTAGTGCATCTCTTAATACAACCGCTTCTATCTCAAAAATGGTGATATCTATATATCTGATAGGTTATGCTATAGGTAATCTCCTAATAGGTATTATTACTGACGGTATAGGTCGTAAAGTTCTACTTAGGACATCATGTGTACTATTTGTCATAGTTTGCTTACTACCTACTCTAATACTTGCTTACTACCTACTCTAA